The Aurantiacibacter arachoides genome window below encodes:
- a CDS encoding glycosyltransferase has product MLPTNDDFLPGRTGKIVVISDRIDWTSSSPEELVHAPSAGQGENGGPQVVGGYLERLPLALIAAGRFRHAEVWHHVIDPRAAGETKVSAWLSRRAFPIDDTSAPYASTAMAEHFRQHGPPDLLIVYGLGVVAEVIAAARGAVVVYNSIDAPALRVPEDVSALCDIILTGAEWQAEAVRARHPATPAPILPVGPEFAAPDQFRPTGEDKQYDLIYVGAAQPYKRHDILFDAVERLEGRVNALCVFGYGELAEHYRDEAQRRSLPIDFVMPPVIPFDAVNRWMSRSRIGIVAGFDDGAPAILTEYMLAGLPVLANAGLSCGLQYIVPETGEAAVPEAWPRTILAMLDRLDSYRPRETAIARWGWPVSVGKFLHHYDRVRAADAQPTPIHSSVR; this is encoded by the coding sequence ATGCTGCCGACGAACGATGACTTTCTGCCTGGCCGGACCGGAAAGATCGTCGTCATATCCGACCGGATAGACTGGACCTCCAGCTCGCCGGAAGAGCTGGTCCATGCACCCTCCGCCGGACAAGGCGAGAATGGCGGTCCGCAGGTCGTCGGCGGTTATCTCGAACGTCTGCCGCTGGCCCTCATCGCGGCGGGGCGGTTCCGTCATGCCGAGGTCTGGCATCACGTCATCGATCCCCGCGCCGCCGGGGAAACGAAGGTTTCCGCCTGGCTGTCGCGCAGGGCCTTTCCCATCGACGATACCAGCGCCCCCTACGCCAGCACGGCGATGGCGGAACACTTCCGCCAACACGGCCCGCCGGACCTTCTGATCGTCTACGGTTTGGGAGTGGTGGCAGAGGTGATCGCGGCCGCCCGGGGCGCGGTGGTGGTCTACAACTCCATCGACGCGCCGGCGCTGCGGGTGCCGGAGGATGTGTCCGCGCTGTGCGACATCATCCTCACCGGCGCTGAGTGGCAGGCAGAGGCGGTGCGTGCGCGCCATCCGGCAACGCCGGCGCCGATCCTGCCGGTGGGCCCGGAATTCGCCGCACCCGACCAGTTCCGCCCGACCGGCGAGGACAAGCAGTACGACCTGATCTACGTCGGCGCGGCCCAGCCCTACAAACGCCACGACATCCTGTTCGATGCGGTCGAGCGGCTGGAGGGCCGGGTCAATGCGCTGTGCGTGTTCGGCTACGGCGAACTGGCCGAGCACTACCGGGACGAGGCGCAGCGCCGCAGCCTGCCCATCGATTTTGTCATGCCGCCGGTCATCCCCTTCGATGCGGTCAACCGCTGGATGAGCCGCAGCCGGATCGGCATCGTCGCCGGTTTCGACGACGGCGCACCGGCGATCCTGACCGAATACATGCTGGCCGGACTGCCCGTGCTGGCGAATGCAGGGCTGTCCTGCGGATTGCAGTATATCGTGCCGGAGACGGGCGAGGCTGCCGTGCCGGAGGCTTGGCCCCGCACGATCCTGGCCATGCTCGACAGGCTGGACAGCTATCGTCCGCGCGAAACCGCCATCGCCCGCTGGGGGTGGCCCGTCTCGGTGGGCAAATTCCTGCATCACTACGATCGTGTCCGTGCCGCGGACGCGCAACCGACTCCCATCCACTCGAGTGTTCGATGA
- the glf gene encoding UDP-galactopyranose mutase codes for MTDQTLHSHTPASDPAPQPFAPASQAPSDALDDLPLVVFSHLRWDFVRQRPQHLLSRFARQREVWMWEEPIGCDHPLPYLEYHRFPADRVTSLRPRLPHWWSAEEQTAALADLYALFLQQSVRAAPIAWYYTPLMRAFSAGAEAALVVYDCMDELSSFAHADAALLTHEAELLERADVVFTGGRSLYEAKRHLAANVHAFPSAVDRAHFAAARATPRSAGGEDGKLTAGYFGVIDERLDMQLIAELAAARPDWRIEMVGPVVKIDPATLPQAANIAWLGPRDYGQLPAVLAGWDVAIMPFALNEATRFISPTKTPEYLSGGRPVVSTPIADVVADWGRSPGVWIAGDGATLAQALDDAASLSAGGDWLAAVDRQLDAISWDATQQRMADLMGEALSRRTQRARSAAVSVPAVSASDRLSAKPYDVLVVGAGFAGSVMAERLAEDAGKRVLVIDRRPHIAGNAYDELDAAGVMIHRYGPHIFHTNSDDVFAYLSRFTAWRPYEHRVLAEAKGKRVPMPINRTTLEQLYDIALPDDESAAAFLAARALPRDPIVTSEDVVVNAVGTDLYQTFFRGYTRKQWGLDPSELDKTVTSRVPTRTDRDDRYFQDRHQAMPRDGYTAMFARMLDHPRITLRTGTEFVDVDAAALADHVVYTGPIDEYFDYRYGRLPYRSLTFRHETLPQESFQDAAVVNFPAEDVPYTRITEYKKLTGQSHPTTSISYEYPTDEGDPYYPIPRPDNQALFQKYDALARATQNVTFVGRLANYRYYNMDQVVGQALATYRRLSERELVEVAKPLGTVEAAE; via the coding sequence ATGACCGATCAGACCCTGCATTCCCACACCCCCGCCAGTGACCCAGCACCGCAGCCATTCGCGCCCGCCAGCCAGGCGCCCAGCGACGCACTGGACGATCTGCCGCTGGTCGTGTTCTCCCACCTGCGCTGGGATTTCGTGCGTCAGCGGCCGCAGCACTTGCTCAGCCGCTTTGCCAGGCAGCGCGAGGTGTGGATGTGGGAAGAACCGATCGGGTGCGATCATCCGCTGCCCTATCTGGAATACCACCGTTTCCCCGCCGATCGCGTCACCAGCCTGCGCCCGCGCCTGCCGCACTGGTGGTCGGCCGAGGAGCAGACCGCCGCGCTGGCGGACCTCTATGCGCTGTTCCTGCAACAGAGCGTGCGCGCCGCGCCGATCGCCTGGTACTACACCCCGCTGATGCGCGCCTTCAGCGCCGGCGCCGAGGCCGCCCTGGTGGTCTACGACTGCATGGACGAGCTGTCCTCCTTCGCCCATGCCGATGCCGCCTTGCTGACGCACGAGGCCGAGCTGCTGGAACGCGCCGATGTCGTCTTCACCGGCGGCCGCAGCCTTTACGAGGCGAAGCGTCACCTCGCCGCCAACGTCCACGCCTTTCCCTCAGCGGTCGACCGCGCCCATTTCGCCGCCGCCCGCGCAACGCCGCGATCGGCGGGTGGCGAGGACGGCAAGCTGACAGCGGGCTATTTCGGGGTCATCGACGAGCGACTGGACATGCAGCTGATTGCCGAACTGGCCGCAGCTCGCCCCGACTGGCGCATCGAAATGGTTGGCCCGGTGGTGAAGATCGATCCCGCCACCCTGCCGCAGGCGGCGAACATCGCCTGGCTCGGCCCGCGCGATTACGGCCAGCTGCCAGCGGTTCTGGCCGGATGGGACGTGGCGATCATGCCGTTTGCTCTGAACGAGGCGACACGTTTCATCAGCCCAACCAAGACACCGGAATACCTTTCCGGCGGGCGGCCGGTGGTTTCCACTCCGATTGCCGATGTCGTCGCCGACTGGGGCCGTTCACCGGGCGTCTGGATCGCCGGCGACGGTGCAACGTTGGCCCAGGCGCTGGATGACGCGGCCAGTCTTTCGGCAGGGGGCGACTGGCTGGCGGCGGTCGATCGCCAGCTCGACGCGATCAGCTGGGATGCAACGCAGCAGCGCATGGCCGACCTGATGGGTGAGGCGCTTTCCCGCCGAACGCAACGCGCGCGGTCCGCCGCCGTGTCCGTCCCGGCCGTTTCGGCATCCGACAGGTTGAGCGCAAAGCCCTACGACGTGCTGGTGGTAGGGGCCGGGTTTGCCGGGTCCGTCATGGCCGAGCGACTGGCCGAAGACGCCGGCAAGCGCGTGCTGGTAATCGACCGGCGCCCGCACATCGCCGGCAATGCCTATGACGAGCTCGATGCGGCGGGCGTGATGATCCATCGCTACGGCCCGCACATCTTCCACACTAACAGCGACGACGTGTTCGCCTACCTCTCGCGCTTCACGGCTTGGCGGCCCTACGAGCATCGCGTGCTGGCGGAAGCCAAGGGCAAGCGCGTGCCGATGCCGATCAACCGAACGACGCTGGAACAGCTGTACGACATTGCGCTGCCCGACGATGAATCGGCCGCGGCATTCCTCGCGGCCCGGGCGCTGCCGCGCGATCCCATAGTCACTTCGGAGGACGTGGTCGTCAACGCCGTCGGCACCGATCTCTACCAGACGTTCTTCCGCGGCTATACGCGCAAGCAGTGGGGCCTCGACCCTTCCGAGCTCGACAAGACGGTGACCAGCCGGGTGCCGACCCGCACCGACCGCGACGACCGCTATTTCCAGGATCGTCACCAGGCCATGCCGCGCGATGGCTACACCGCCATGTTCGCCCGGATGCTCGATCACCCGCGCATCACCCTGCGCACCGGTACCGAATTCGTCGATGTCGATGCAGCGGCGCTGGCCGACCACGTTGTCTACACCGGCCCGATCGACGAATATTTCGACTATCGCTACGGGCGGCTGCCCTATCGCAGCCTGACGTTCCGCCACGAAACCCTGCCGCAGGAAAGTTTCCAGGATGCGGCAGTGGTGAACTTTCCTGCCGAAGACGTGCCCTACACCCGCATCACCGAATACAAGAAGCTGACCGGGCAGAGCCATCCCACCACGTCCATCAGCTACGAGTATCCGACGGACGAGGGCGATCCCTACTATCCCATCCCGCGCCCCGACAATCAGGCACTGTTCCAGAAATACGATGCGCTGGCCCGCGCGACGCAGAACGTCACCTTCGTCGGGCGGCTGGCGAACTATCGCTATTACAACATGGACCAGGTCGTCGGGCAGGCGCTGGCGACCTATCGTCGCCTGTCAGAGCGGGAGCTTGTTGAGGTCGCCAAGCCGCTCGGGACGGTCGAGGCGGCGGAATGA
- a CDS encoding glycosyltransferase, which produces MMRVCLATDSLAPSGMGVHMLALADALEDCAVTIVAVPGTDLFEAARSHHPVRAWTDDAAFDTWLRASGFAIVHVHAGIGWEGHGLVRAAARAGIPVVRTEHLPCLITDDGQRADYAEVTRQAAAVIAVSDAVAASYRDSGLLHEAPDVTTVRNGIAVPASPAPATLARYERDAARPLLLSVGRLTAQKRHDLLIDAVGILAGQGRPVDLAIVGDGPDRAALIEHLRTSDMAGHVRLLGERRDVSSLMASADLYVHAAAFEGLPLVLLEAMAARLPIVAVPGPGIDETLDADTALLASADDAPALAAAIAAALDDPAGAQARAATAASRQADHFTAARMASETRAIYQAHARKDAPLPSLRIGFVGAGGIAQRHAGVLATMDDVRIAAVCDAAAARAGEMAAGHGAQVFADVSEMLAADLCDAVFVCVPPFAHGPIEAALIAANLPFFVEKPVALSLADAERTADAIDAAGLITGVGYHWRWLDTLDAVRDALGGRRVRLASGYWLDSTPPVDWWGRQDQSGGQMAEQATHLIDLARYLCGDVELAFGLAEHSPRDAFPTLDVATASSASLRFADGAIANFAATCLLGWNHRVGLHLFGDGFAVEITDHDVMIDVGAGRPVTPNHSDPVWRQDRAFVEAVMGHGNAIRCTYRDALETLRVTEAVSQSARTGQAIRIKGATAETPVQAPVQERAA; this is translated from the coding sequence ATGATGCGGGTCTGCCTGGCGACCGACAGCCTCGCGCCGTCGGGCATGGGGGTACACATGCTGGCGCTGGCCGACGCGCTGGAGGATTGCGCGGTGACGATCGTCGCCGTGCCGGGGACGGACCTGTTCGAAGCGGCCCGGAGCCACCATCCGGTGCGCGCCTGGACTGACGACGCGGCCTTCGACACCTGGCTGCGGGCGAGCGGGTTCGCCATCGTGCACGTCCATGCCGGGATCGGCTGGGAAGGGCATGGCCTCGTGCGGGCGGCGGCGCGTGCTGGCATTCCCGTGGTGCGAACCGAGCACCTGCCGTGCCTGATCACCGACGATGGCCAGCGCGCCGACTATGCCGAGGTGACGCGCCAGGCCGCCGCCGTGATCGCCGTCAGCGACGCCGTGGCGGCGTCCTATCGCGATAGCGGCCTGCTGCATGAAGCGCCTGACGTGACCACGGTGCGCAACGGCATTGCTGTACCCGCATCACCTGCGCCGGCCACGCTGGCGCGCTACGAACGGGACGCAGCACGACCGCTGCTGCTCAGCGTCGGGCGCTTGACCGCGCAAAAACGCCACGATTTGCTGATCGATGCTGTCGGCATCCTTGCCGGGCAGGGCCGCCCCGTGGACCTTGCCATCGTGGGCGACGGCCCCGATCGCGCCGCGCTGATAGAGCATCTGCGCACTTCCGACATGGCCGGCCACGTGCGCCTGCTGGGCGAGCGGCGCGATGTTTCCAGCTTGATGGCCTCGGCCGATCTCTATGTCCACGCCGCCGCGTTCGAAGGGCTGCCGCTCGTCCTGTTGGAGGCGATGGCGGCGCGCTTGCCGATCGTCGCGGTGCCCGGGCCGGGCATCGACGAGACCCTTGATGCCGACACCGCCCTGCTGGCGAGTGCCGACGATGCGCCCGCTCTGGCCGCCGCGATTGCCGCCGCGCTGGACGATCCAGCAGGAGCCCAGGCCCGCGCCGCCACCGCGGCTTCACGTCAGGCCGACCACTTCACCGCCGCTCGCATGGCGAGCGAGACCCGCGCCATTTACCAGGCGCACGCACGAAAGGATGCCCCGTTGCCCAGCTTGAGAATTGGTTTCGTCGGCGCCGGTGGCATCGCGCAGCGCCACGCCGGCGTGCTCGCCACGATGGACGATGTGCGCATCGCGGCAGTCTGCGATGCCGCTGCCGCACGCGCGGGCGAGATGGCCGCTGGGCACGGCGCGCAGGTCTTTGCCGACGTATCCGAAATGCTCGCGGCGGACCTCTGCGATGCCGTGTTCGTCTGCGTGCCTCCCTTTGCCCACGGCCCGATCGAGGCGGCGCTGATTGCCGCCAACCTGCCGTTCTTCGTGGAAAAGCCGGTTGCGCTGTCGCTGGCAGATGCAGAGCGCACCGCCGATGCCATCGACGCGGCGGGACTGATTACCGGGGTCGGTTATCACTGGCGCTGGCTCGACACGCTCGATGCGGTGCGCGATGCGCTGGGCGGGCGGCGAGTGCGGCTGGCGTCGGGCTACTGGCTCGATTCGACGCCGCCGGTGGACTGGTGGGGCCGGCAGGACCAGTCGGGCGGTCAGATGGCCGAACAGGCCACCCACCTCATTGATCTGGCCCGCTATCTTTGCGGCGATGTGGAACTGGCCTTTGGCCTTGCCGAACACAGCCCGCGCGACGCCTTCCCCACGCTCGACGTGGCGACCGCGTCGAGCGCCAGCCTGCGCTTTGCCGACGGCGCGATCGCCAACTTCGCGGCGACCTGCCTGCTCGGCTGGAACCACCGCGTGGGCCTGCACCTGTTCGGTGACGGTTTCGCAGTGGAGATCACCGATCACGACGTGATGATCGACGTGGGCGCCGGACGGCCGGTAACGCCCAACCATTCCGACCCCGTCTGGCGGCAGGATCGCGCTTTCGTGGAAGCCGTGATGGGGCACGGCAATGCCATTCGCTGCACCTACCGCGACGCGCTGGAAACGCTGCGCGTGACCGAGGCCGTGTCGCAATCGGCCCGCACCGGGCAGGCGATCAGGATCAAGGGTGCCACAGCGGAAACGCCAGTGCAGGCGCCCGTGCAGGAGCGCGCCGCATGA
- a CDS encoding zinc-dependent alcohol dehydrogenase, giving the protein MSHRHVRSLGFEAPGVPFFAGYDEGPPPPWELRIDTLYSGFSAGTELTFMKGTNPYLHSRWDEGRRGFIAGEAGMHYPVPFVGYMEVGRVSEGEARGVPTGSVVAGAWGHKSGHTIDPGRDRFFPLPPSIDPILGIYVGQMGPIAANGILYADHELVGRDCTRLGASLAGRPVLVFGAGVVGFFTALFAQAAGASEVVIADPSPFRRLRAETLGLLAMTEDEAIDHAKARWKGADLVFQTRASGESLHNAMKALRPHGTVIDLAFYQGGADAVRLGEEFHHNWLSIRCAQIGRVPRGMEQLWDHERLGRETIALLESRGAEIRQQLITHVVPFDDAPGFLRTLVAERPEFIQVVFAYE; this is encoded by the coding sequence ATGAGCCATCGCCACGTCCGCAGCCTTGGCTTCGAAGCGCCCGGCGTGCCGTTCTTCGCCGGTTATGACGAGGGGCCACCCCCGCCGTGGGAACTGCGCATCGATACGCTGTATTCCGGGTTTTCCGCCGGCACCGAGCTGACCTTCATGAAGGGCACCAACCCCTACCTGCACTCGCGCTGGGACGAAGGCCGGCGCGGTTTCATCGCCGGCGAGGCCGGGATGCATTACCCGGTCCCCTTCGTGGGTTACATGGAGGTCGGCCGCGTCAGCGAGGGCGAGGCGCGGGGCGTACCGACGGGAAGCGTGGTAGCCGGGGCATGGGGCCACAAGAGCGGCCACACCATCGATCCAGGGCGCGACCGCTTTTTCCCGCTGCCCCCGTCCATCGATCCGATCCTTGGCATCTATGTCGGGCAGATGGGGCCGATCGCGGCGAACGGCATCCTCTATGCCGATCATGAACTCGTCGGGCGGGACTGCACCCGGCTGGGCGCCTCTCTCGCCGGACGACCGGTGCTGGTCTTCGGCGCGGGCGTGGTGGGGTTCTTCACCGCGCTGTTCGCGCAGGCTGCCGGGGCCAGTGAGGTGGTCATCGCCGATCCCTCGCCTTTCCGACGCCTGCGCGCCGAGACACTCGGCCTGCTGGCGATGACCGAGGACGAGGCCATCGACCACGCCAAGGCGCGCTGGAAGGGCGCGGACCTGGTGTTCCAGACGCGCGCCAGCGGGGAAAGCCTGCACAACGCGATGAAGGCCCTGCGCCCCCATGGCACGGTGATCGACCTCGCGTTCTACCAGGGCGGGGCGGACGCGGTGCGGCTGGGCGAGGAATTTCACCACAACTGGCTGTCGATCCGCTGCGCGCAGATCGGCCGCGTGCCGCGCGGCATGGAACAGCTGTGGGATCACGAGCGGCTGGGTCGTGAGACGATCGCGCTGCTCGAAAGCCGCGGGGCTGAAATCCGCCAGCAGTTGATAACGCACGTGGTGCCGTTCGACGATGCACCCGGCTTCCTGCGCACGCTGGTGGCCGAGCGGCCGGAGTTCATCCAGGTCGTCTTCGCCTACGAATGA
- a CDS encoding glycosyltransferase family 4 protein, with amino-acid sequence MTVQGISTAETSRPLRVLFVFAWLVVGGEETEVRLLAGGLDRARFTIDVVACFRKPGMPEQTHEQLRAAGVRVDTTPYHLDFEATVAYLAAIVPGYDVVVSCQNVADIYPALERLHLRPPLIEHGGLVSEALAGPKHFTNRYVGVCETIRAAAASRMGDRAHHALAIPSMVDLAAFRPEVREATRAALGIAPDRVLIGWVGRLDAKKRVEDFIAAAAIVARTHAQADFAVIGGPDAFMPHYADQLVAQAEALGLGTRLRFTGDRKDIPDLLAALDVFVWLSRGEGMPHVIAEAGAARLPVIATPDNGALEQIADGVSGVFVPHEDPAAVAATMVALIDDPARRRALGEALRAKVERDYATAAVLPQWDRLLREVAAERQRPAPTPPLFASPVLGGFECSSHRRVGDGARRDMIALTDHDRQAEGDYRLAATLGMTTLRDGLRWHLIEATPGRFDWDSAERQIAASASTGTRVIWDLLHYGTPDWVDIWDARFRDRFVSFALAAADRLASALPGPLYLCPINEISFFSWGGGDAGYLNPFARGRGHELKVQLAGAAIAATRAIRARHPDTRFFTAEPLINILCDPARPHDAPHAEGHRLSQFQAFDMLAGTCWPQLGGAADTLDVVGVNFYHNNQWIHGGPPLDWRDPACRSLSSLLAEVYARYGRPIFIAETGIEADERPAWIAHVAREAAIARDLGVPLEGVCLYPVLGHIGWDDDRYCPNGPIDHAPDGTRIIHPPSRQALQDLSAVFRDGSAT; translated from the coding sequence ATGACCGTGCAGGGGATTTCGACCGCCGAAACGAGCCGTCCCTTGCGGGTCCTGTTCGTGTTCGCCTGGCTGGTGGTCGGCGGGGAGGAAACCGAGGTCAGGCTGCTGGCCGGAGGACTCGATCGCGCGCGCTTCACCATCGATGTGGTGGCCTGCTTCCGCAAACCGGGCATGCCCGAACAGACGCACGAGCAATTGCGCGCCGCGGGCGTGCGCGTCGACACCACGCCCTATCACCTCGATTTCGAGGCGACGGTTGCCTATCTCGCCGCCATCGTCCCCGGTTATGACGTGGTCGTCTCCTGCCAGAACGTCGCTGATATCTACCCTGCGCTGGAACGTCTGCACCTGCGCCCGCCGTTGATCGAGCATGGCGGGCTGGTGTCGGAGGCGCTGGCCGGCCCCAAGCATTTCACCAATCGCTATGTCGGTGTGTGCGAGACGATCCGCGCCGCTGCCGCCAGCCGCATGGGGGACCGCGCGCATCACGCGCTGGCGATCCCATCGATGGTCGATCTCGCCGCCTTTCGGCCTGAGGTGCGAGAGGCGACGCGGGCCGCGCTGGGTATCGCTCCCGATCGCGTGCTGATCGGTTGGGTCGGGCGGCTCGACGCCAAGAAGCGGGTGGAGGACTTCATCGCCGCCGCCGCGATAGTGGCCCGCACGCACGCGCAGGCAGACTTCGCCGTCATCGGCGGGCCGGACGCGTTCATGCCGCACTACGCCGACCAGCTTGTCGCCCAGGCCGAGGCTTTGGGCCTGGGCACGCGGCTGCGGTTCACCGGCGATCGCAAGGACATCCCCGATCTGCTCGCCGCGCTCGACGTGTTCGTCTGGCTGTCGCGCGGAGAGGGGATGCCCCACGTCATCGCCGAGGCCGGCGCCGCGCGTCTGCCGGTGATCGCCACGCCCGATAACGGCGCGCTCGAACAGATTGCCGATGGCGTATCGGGCGTGTTCGTCCCGCACGAGGATCCTGCCGCCGTCGCTGCCACGATGGTGGCCCTCATCGACGACCCGGCGCGCCGCCGGGCGCTTGGTGAGGCACTGCGCGCCAAGGTGGAGCGCGACTACGCCACCGCCGCGGTGCTGCCGCAGTGGGATCGCCTGCTGCGCGAGGTGGCAGCCGAACGCCAGCGCCCCGCGCCCACACCGCCGCTGTTCGCCAGCCCGGTGCTCGGCGGGTTCGAGTGTTCGTCGCACAGGCGCGTCGGCGATGGCGCGCGGCGCGACATGATCGCCCTGACGGACCACGACCGCCAGGCAGAAGGCGATTACCGTCTGGCCGCCACGCTCGGCATGACGACGTTGCGCGACGGCCTGCGCTGGCATCTGATCGAGGCGACCCCGGGCCGCTTCGACTGGGACAGCGCCGAGCGCCAGATCGCCGCTTCGGCCAGCACCGGCACTCGGGTGATCTGGGACCTGCTGCACTACGGCACGCCCGACTGGGTCGATATCTGGGATGCGCGCTTCCGCGACCGGTTCGTCAGCTTTGCTCTTGCCGCCGCTGATCGGCTGGCAAGCGCCTTGCCTGGTCCGCTGTATCTTTGCCCGATCAACGAGATCAGCTTCTTTTCCTGGGGGGGCGGCGATGCAGGCTACCTCAATCCCTTCGCCAGAGGGCGCGGGCACGAACTGAAGGTCCAGCTGGCCGGCGCAGCCATCGCCGCCACCCGGGCGATCCGGGCGCGGCACCCGGACACGCGTTTCTTCACTGCCGAGCCACTGATCAACATCCTTTGCGATCCCGCCCGCCCCCACGATGCGCCCCACGCCGAAGGCCATCGCCTCAGCCAGTTCCAGGCGTTCGACATGCTGGCCGGCACCTGCTGGCCGCAACTTGGCGGCGCGGCGGATACGCTCGATGTGGTCGGCGTCAATTTCTATCACAACAACCAGTGGATCCACGGCGGCCCCCCGCTCGACTGGCGCGACCCTGCCTGCCGCAGCCTGTCGTCGCTGCTGGCGGAGGTCTACGCCCGCTATGGCCGGCCAATCTTCATCGCCGAGACCGGCATCGAAGCGGACGAGCGCCCGGCATGGATCGCCCATGTCGCCCGCGAAGCCGCCATCGCCCGGGACCTGGGCGTGCCGCTGGAAGGGGTGTGCCTCTATCCGGTGCTGGGGCATATTGGGTGGGACGACGACCGCTATTGCCCCAACGGACCAATCGATCACGCGCCTGACGGCACCCGTATAATCCATCCGCCGTCGCGGCAGGCGCTGCAGGACCTCTCGGCGGTATTCCGGGATGGCAGTGCTACCTAG
- the sppA gene encoding signal peptide peptidase SppA, which translates to MGFVRKVWRLLVGIKDALALAFLLLFFTALFALLSARPNPGVVREGALLLDLNGTIVEEVAPIDPISALLSASLPTREYAARDLVRAIDAAAGDDRIEALALDLSSFLGGGAVHMDEVASALERFRTAGKPIYTYAIAYTDDSLLLAAHASEAWVDPMGGAVVAGPGGHGLYFGGLLDRYNITANVFRVGTYKSAVEPYTETGMSEPARENLTQLYATLWQEWRANVRRARPDADIDLVTSDVAGWLAGSDNDLAQAALAAGLVDRVGSRVEWGEAIAHVAGEDSWTKEPGAFAATEFDPWIADLDAGLDFGEGGKVGVITVAGTISDGEDGPGSAGAERIERLLDDALDDDLKALVVRVDSPGGTVTGSETIRRAILRHRDAGIPIAVSMGNYAASGGYWIATPAERIFAEPETLTGSIGVFGVFPSFEGLLADYGVSSDGVRTTPLSGQPDLLGGLTPEVRELLQAGVEGSYARFLSLVAESRGISIARADELGQGRVWDGGAARQLGLVDQFGDLDATIAWAAQRADLGDDFQVDYLGDDDDPYGSLFARMMAPDSANERAGAGGNDVFATFARGQQGQAAQALGELEGLMKVHGIQARCLECAMMPGSPVPSRHPLESTLFGWLRVLFTD; encoded by the coding sequence ATGGGTTTCGTGCGCAAGGTCTGGCGCCTGCTGGTCGGCATCAAGGACGCGCTGGCGCTGGCCTTCCTGCTATTGTTCTTCACCGCACTGTTCGCGTTGCTGAGCGCGCGCCCCAATCCCGGCGTCGTGCGCGAAGGGGCGCTGCTGCTCGATCTGAACGGCACCATCGTGGAGGAAGTCGCCCCGATCGATCCGATCTCCGCCCTCCTCTCCGCCAGCCTGCCCACCCGCGAATACGCCGCGCGCGACCTGGTGCGCGCCATTGATGCAGCGGCGGGTGACGACCGGATCGAGGCGCTGGCGCTTGACCTCTCCAGCTTCCTGGGCGGCGGCGCGGTGCACATGGACGAGGTTGCCAGCGCGCTGGAGCGGTTCCGGACCGCCGGCAAGCCGATCTATACCTACGCCATCGCCTATACCGACGATTCGCTGCTGCTGGCGGCCCACGCCAGCGAGGCCTGGGTCGATCCGATGGGCGGCGCGGTGGTTGCGGGACCGGGCGGCCATGGCCTCTATTTCGGCGGCTTGCTCGATCGCTACAACATCACGGCCAACGTCTTTCGCGTCGGCACCTACAAGAGCGCGGTGGAGCCCTACACCGAAACCGGCATGTCGGAACCCGCGCGCGAGAACCTGACCCAGCTGTATGCGACGCTGTGGCAGGAATGGCGCGCCAACGTGCGGCGCGCGCGGCCCGATGCCGACATCGACCTGGTGACGAGCGACGTGGCCGGCTGGCTCGCCGGGTCCGACAACGACCTGGCGCAGGCCGCGCTTGCTGCGGGTCTCGTCGATCGCGTCGGCAGCCGGGTGGAATGGGGCGAGGCCATCGCCCATGTCGCCGGCGAGGACAGCTGGACCAAGGAACCGGGCGCCTTTGCCGCGACCGAATTCGATCCGTGGATCGCCGATCTCGACGCCGGGCTGGATTTTGGCGAGGGCGGCAAGGTTGGCGTCATCACCGTTGCCGGCACGATCAGCGATGGCGAGGACGGGCCGGGCAGCGCCGGGGCCGAGCGCATCGAACGCCTGCTCGACGATGCGCTCGACGACGATCTGAAGGCCCTGGTGGTGCGCGTCGATTCGCCCGGCGGCACGGTCACCGGGTCGGAGACGATCCGCCGCGCCATCCTGCGGCACCGCGACGCCGGCATCCCCATCGCCGTTTCCATGGGCAATTACGCGGCCAGCGGCGGCTACTGGATCGCCACCCCTGCCGAACGCATCTTTGCCGAACCCGAAACTCTGACCGGATCGATCGGTGTCTTCGGCGTATTTCCCAGTTTCGAGGGGTTGCTGGCCGATTACGGGGTCTCGTCCGATGGCGTGCGCACCACGCCGCTTTCCGGCCAGCCAGACCTGCTGGGCGGACTGACGCCCGAGGTTCGCGAATTGCTGCAGGCCGGTGTCGAGGGAAGCTACGCGCGCTTCCTTTCGCTCGTCGCCGAATCACGCGGCATCAGCATCGCCCGGGCCGACGAACTGGGCCAGGGCCGGGTGTGGGATGGCGGCGCGGCGCGGCAGCTTGGCCTTGTCGACCAGTTCGGCGATCTCGATGCCACCATTGCCTGGGCTGCCCAGCGGGCCGACCTCGGTGATGATTTCCAGGTCGACTATCTCGGCGACGACGACGACCCCTACGGTTCGCTGTTCGCCCGCATGATGGCCCCCGACAGCGCGAACGAACGTGCTGGCGCCGGCGGAAACGACGTCTTCGCCACCTTTGCCCGTGGGCAACAGGGCCAGGCGGCGCAGGCGCTGGGCGAGCTGGAGGGACTGATGAAGGTGCATGGCATTCAGGCACGTTGCCTCGAATGCGCGATGATGCCGGGATCGCCGGTTCCGTCGCGGCATCCGCTGGAAAGCACCCTGTTCGGCTGGTTGCGCGTCCTTTTTACGGACTGA